A genomic window from Vigna radiata var. radiata cultivar VC1973A chromosome 2, Vradiata_ver6, whole genome shotgun sequence includes:
- the LOC106755666 gene encoding isoaspartyl peptidase/L-asparaginase — protein MGWAIAIHGGAGDIPLSLPPEQRQPREEALQHCLKIGVEALQAEMHPLDVVELVVRELENIPHFNAGKGSVLTNKGTIEMEASIMDGRTKKCGAVSGLKTVVNAISLARLVMEKTPHIYLGFDGAEEFAKEQGVETVDSSHFVTAENVERLQHAQKANIVQIDYSTQPLQNGTKKEKATVANGDSQLGTVGCVAVDSNGNLASATSTGGLVNKMVGRIGDSPIIGGGTYANELCAVSATGKGEAILRATVARDVAALMEFKGVSLKEAANCVVHERTPKGTVGLVAVSAAGEVAMPYNTTGMFRACATEDGYSEVAIWSAS, from the exons ATGGGTTGGGCTATAGCTATACACGGCGGCGCCGGCGACATCCCACTTTCGCTACCGCCGGAGCAGCGCCAGCCTCGAGAAGAAGCCCTCCAGCACTGCCTGAAGATCGGGGTTGAGGCTCTTCAAGCCGAGATGCATCCATTGGATGTAGTAGAGCTTGTG GTTCGTGAATTAGAAAATATTCCACACTTTAATGCGGGTAAGGGATCTGTGCTGACGAACAAAGGTACAATTGAAATGGAAGCTTCAATTATGGATGGTAGGACCAAAAAATGTGGTGCTGTTTCTGGGCTCAAAACAGTTGTCAATGCCATTTCTTTAGCAAGATTGGTTATGGAGAAGACTCCTCACATATATCTGGGGTTTGATGGAGCAGAGGAATTTGCAAAAGAACAG GGTGTTGAGACTGTAGATTCTAGCCATTTTGTTACTGCAGAAAATGTTGAGAGACTACAGCATGCACAAAAAGCCAACATAGTCcag ATTGATTACAGTACACAACCCCTCCAAAACggaaccaaaaaagaaaaagcaacaGTGGCTAACGGGGATAGCCAACTAGGAACAGTGGGGTGTGTAGCTGTTGATAGTAATGGGAACCTAGCCTCTGCTACATCCACTGGTGGACTAGTGAACAAAATGGTTGGTCGAATTGGTGACTCACCCATCATAGGTGGTGGCACATATGCTAACGAACTCTGTGCAGTCTCTGCAACAGGCAAAGGTGAAGCAATACTACGTGCCACTGTTGCAAGAGATGTTGCTGCATTGATGGAATTCAAAGGGGTTTCTCTCAAAGAAGCTGCTAACTGTGTTGTGCATGAACGCACACCAAAAGGTACTGTGGGCTTGGTTGCTGTGTCTGCTGCAGGAGAAGTTGCCATGCCTTACAACACCACGGGCATGTTCCGAGCATGTGCCACAGAAGATGGATATTCAGAGGTTGCAATTTGGTCTGCTTCCTAG